The Saccharothrix variisporea genome has a segment encoding these proteins:
- a CDS encoding alpha/beta hydrolase family protein, with translation MGAAISAEDFADLTAYTRMPRVGSLALSPDGTRLVAVVAELSADGKTWQGALWELDPTGRRPARRLTRGAKGESNPVFTPSGDLLFLSGRPNQEAKPGDTGVGKDKTALWLLPPVGEARELFRPAGGVDRVVVSGETGTLLLTAGAHPGGEFGHDGDLRKAREDAGVTAILHESYPVRYWDSDLGPAYPRLLTGTLDAEHPDSGRLDTADLVDLTPESATRLDDAAAISPDGRWVVHTERVEVSASYGARVRLRLVAADGSSGRVLADQDGHSFMQVAFLPDSSGVVAVRALESTADRVWRNTLVRISLTGEITELAADLVEEVEHPVVAPDGRAVYFTAAQRGHQPIFRLDLATSEVVRLTASGAYTEVIVGRDHVYALRSAWDHPPQPVRLELEGADQEPVALPAPGAVASLPGTLTEVSTVVEDGRTVRAWLVLPSNCSADNPAPLLLWVHGGPIMSWNAWSWRWNPWLMAARGYAVLLPDPALSLGYGQEFIQAGWGSWGAKPYTDLMAITDVTVRRPDVDDSRTAAMGGSFGGYMANWIATQTDRFKAIVTHASLWHLDAFTGTTDASYYWIREVGDPQHDDERVRANSPHLRVADIKTPMLVIHGDKDYRVPVGEGQRLFFDLVRHGVPAKFLYFPTENHWILTPGNTKVWYETIFAFLAEHVLGEPWQRPDLL, from the coding sequence ATGGGCGCGGCGATCTCGGCGGAGGACTTCGCCGACCTGACCGCGTACACCCGGATGCCGAGGGTGGGGTCGCTGGCCCTGTCCCCCGACGGCACGCGCCTGGTCGCGGTGGTGGCGGAGCTGTCCGCGGACGGCAAGACCTGGCAGGGCGCGCTGTGGGAGCTGGACCCGACCGGTCGGCGCCCCGCGCGGCGGCTGACCCGGGGCGCGAAGGGCGAGTCGAACCCGGTGTTCACACCCTCGGGTGACCTGCTGTTCCTGTCCGGGCGGCCGAACCAGGAGGCCAAGCCCGGTGACACGGGCGTCGGCAAGGACAAGACCGCGCTGTGGCTCCTGCCGCCGGTCGGCGAGGCCAGGGAGCTGTTCCGCCCCGCCGGCGGTGTGGACCGGGTGGTCGTGTCGGGCGAGACCGGCACCCTGCTGCTGACCGCCGGCGCACACCCCGGCGGCGAGTTCGGCCACGACGGCGACCTGCGCAAGGCCCGTGAGGACGCCGGGGTGACGGCGATCCTGCACGAGTCCTACCCGGTCCGGTACTGGGACTCCGACCTCGGCCCCGCCTATCCGCGCCTCCTCACCGGCACCTTGGACGCCGAACACCCGGACTCCGGGCGCTTGGACACCGCCGACCTGGTGGACCTGACGCCGGAGTCCGCCACCCGCCTGGACGACGCGGCGGCGATCAGCCCGGACGGCCGCTGGGTCGTGCACACCGAGCGGGTCGAGGTGAGCGCGTCCTACGGGGCTCGCGTGCGGCTGCGGCTGGTGGCGGCGGACGGGTCGTCCGGCCGGGTCCTGGCCGACCAGGACGGGCACTCGTTCATGCAGGTCGCGTTCCTGCCCGACTCCTCCGGCGTGGTCGCGGTGCGCGCGCTGGAGTCCACCGCCGACCGGGTGTGGCGCAACACGCTGGTGCGGATCTCGCTGACCGGCGAGATCACCGAACTGGCGGCGGACCTGGTCGAGGAGGTCGAGCACCCGGTCGTCGCGCCGGACGGCCGCGCCGTGTACTTCACCGCCGCCCAGCGCGGGCACCAGCCGATCTTCCGGCTGGACCTGGCGACGTCGGAGGTCGTGCGGCTGACCGCGTCCGGCGCGTACACCGAGGTCATCGTGGGTCGCGACCACGTGTACGCGCTGCGCAGCGCGTGGGACCACCCGCCGCAGCCGGTGCGCCTGGAGCTGGAGGGTGCCGACCAGGAGCCGGTCGCCCTGCCCGCACCCGGTGCCGTGGCGTCCCTGCCCGGCACGCTGACCGAGGTGTCGACCGTCGTCGAGGACGGCCGGACCGTGCGGGCGTGGCTCGTGCTGCCGTCGAACTGCTCGGCGGACAACCCCGCGCCGTTGCTGCTGTGGGTGCACGGCGGTCCGATCATGAGCTGGAACGCGTGGAGCTGGCGGTGGAACCCGTGGCTGATGGCCGCGCGGGGCTACGCCGTGCTGCTGCCGGACCCGGCGCTGTCGCTGGGGTACGGGCAGGAGTTCATCCAGGCCGGGTGGGGCAGCTGGGGCGCCAAGCCGTACACGGACCTGATGGCGATCACCGACGTCACCGTGCGGCGACCGGACGTCGACGACAGCCGGACCGCCGCGATGGGCGGGTCGTTCGGCGGGTACATGGCCAACTGGATCGCCACGCAGACCGACCGCTTCAAGGCGATCGTGACCCACGCGTCGCTGTGGCACCTGGACGCGTTCACCGGGACCACGGACGCCTCGTACTACTGGATCCGGGAGGTCGGCGACCCGCAGCACGACGACGAGCGCGTGCGCGCGAACTCACCGCACCTGCGGGTGGCCGACATCAAGACGCCGATGCTGGTCATCCACGGCGACAAGGACTACCGAGTCCCGGTCGGCGAGGGCCAGCGCTTGTTCTTCGACCTGGTGCGACACGGGGTGCCGGCGAAGTTCCTGTACTTCCCGACCGAGAACCACTGGATCCTCACCCCGGGGAACACCAAGGTCTGGTACGAGACGATCTTCGCGTTCCTGGCCGAACACGTGCTCGGCGAACCCTGGCAACGCCCAGACCTGCTCTGA
- a CDS encoding M23 family metallopeptidase: protein MRRVLVTALVAPLFGLALTAGEAVAAPAFQLPFPCGQVWEGQTRTNHSPPNSVDFNRTNDDGDPVVASAGGTVTRVANEGSVSYGRWIEIDHGGGWRTRYAHLSVQRVSVGQTVRIGQQIGNVGSTGGSTGPHLHYEQRLNGTDVKAVFNGTQAYYWGTRSYTSRNSCSGATGTVNTSGSSLTIRSGPGTNYTAVGSVADGATVTIRCQAVGESITGTYGTTNLWDNIGSGYISDAYVYTGSDGRVAPDC, encoded by the coding sequence ATGCGCCGCGTCTTAGTCACCGCCCTCGTCGCGCCGCTCTTCGGCCTCGCCCTCACCGCGGGCGAGGCCGTGGCGGCTCCGGCCTTCCAGTTGCCGTTCCCGTGCGGGCAGGTCTGGGAGGGGCAGACCCGGACCAACCACAGCCCGCCCAACTCGGTGGACTTCAACCGCACCAACGATGACGGCGACCCGGTCGTGGCCTCCGCGGGCGGCACCGTGACCCGGGTGGCGAACGAGGGCAGCGTCAGCTACGGCCGGTGGATCGAGATCGACCACGGCGGTGGCTGGCGGACCCGGTACGCGCACCTGTCCGTGCAGCGGGTGTCCGTGGGGCAGACCGTGCGGATCGGGCAGCAGATCGGCAACGTCGGTTCCACCGGCGGTTCCACGGGGCCGCACCTGCACTACGAACAGCGGCTCAACGGCACGGACGTGAAGGCGGTGTTCAACGGGACCCAGGCCTACTACTGGGGCACCCGCAGCTACACCAGCCGAAACTCGTGCAGCGGGGCGACCGGGACGGTCAACACCAGCGGCTCGTCCCTGACCATCCGCTCGGGTCCCGGGACGAACTACACCGCCGTCGGTTCGGTGGCGGACGGCGCGACGGTGACGATCCGCTGCCAGGCGGTGGGGGAGTCGATCACCGGCACTTACGGCACCACGAACCTGTGGGACAACATCGGTTCGGGGTACATCTCCGACGCTTATGTGTACACCGGCTCAGACGGCCGTGTTGCCCCTGACTGCTGA
- a CDS encoding MFS transporter — protein sequence MPLALVALALGAFGIGTTEFVIVGLLPQVAGDLHVSIPSAGLLVSGYALSVVVGAPLITALGSRVPRKRLLVGLMVLFILGNLLCAVADSYPLLMAGRVVAALCHGAFFGVGAVVAAGLVAPDRQARAIALMFTGLTVANVLGVPVGTALGQGFGWRSTFWAVTLLGVVGLLGILLLVPPQPASDGLRGELAVFRRPGVWLALGTTALGFGAVFASFTYIAPMMTEVAGFSPGAVTWLLVLFGVGLCVGNVVGGRAADRSLMPSLYAILAVLAVVLAVFVVTAHSQVLGAVTIGLLGVAGFATVAPLQSRVLQQAEGAPALASAANIAAFNLGNAAGAWLGGAAIDAGFGYTAPNWVAALMAVAALGVAVASGRVRTPVPLR from the coding sequence ATGCCACTCGCACTCGTCGCGCTGGCCCTCGGCGCGTTCGGCATCGGCACGACCGAGTTCGTCATCGTGGGGTTGTTGCCGCAAGTGGCGGGTGACCTCCACGTGTCCATCCCGTCCGCCGGACTGCTCGTCTCCGGCTACGCGTTGAGCGTGGTCGTGGGCGCGCCGCTGATCACGGCGTTGGGCTCGCGCGTGCCGCGCAAACGCTTGCTGGTCGGGTTGATGGTGTTGTTCATCCTCGGCAACCTGCTGTGCGCGGTCGCCGACAGCTACCCGCTGCTGATGGCCGGACGGGTCGTGGCGGCGCTGTGCCACGGGGCGTTCTTCGGCGTGGGCGCGGTGGTGGCGGCCGGGCTGGTCGCGCCGGACCGGCAGGCGCGGGCGATCGCGCTCATGTTCACCGGTCTGACCGTCGCCAACGTGCTGGGCGTGCCGGTGGGCACCGCGCTGGGCCAGGGCTTCGGCTGGCGGTCCACGTTCTGGGCGGTGACCCTGCTCGGCGTCGTCGGCCTGCTGGGCATCCTGCTGCTGGTGCCGCCGCAACCGGCGTCCGACGGGCTGCGCGGCGAGCTGGCGGTGTTCCGGCGTCCCGGGGTGTGGCTGGCGCTGGGCACGACGGCGCTGGGGTTCGGCGCGGTGTTCGCGTCCTTCACCTACATCGCGCCGATGATGACCGAGGTCGCCGGGTTCTCGCCGGGCGCGGTGACGTGGCTGCTGGTGCTGTTCGGCGTCGGGCTGTGCGTGGGCAACGTGGTCGGCGGCCGGGCGGCGGACCGCAGCCTGATGCCCAGCCTGTACGCGATCCTGGCCGTGCTGGCGGTGGTGCTGGCGGTGTTCGTGGTCACCGCGCACTCCCAGGTGCTCGGCGCGGTCACCATCGGTCTGCTCGGGGTCGCCGGGTTCGCGACCGTGGCCCCGTTGCAGAGCCGGGTGCTCCAGCAGGCCGAGGGTGCGCCCGCGTTGGCCTCGGCGGCGAACATCGCCGCGTTCAACCTCGGCAACGCGGCGGGCGCGTGGCTCGGCGGCGCCGCCATCGACGCCGGGTTCGGCTACACCGCGCCCAACTGGGTCGCCGCGCTGATGGCGGTGGCGGCGCTGGGCGTGGCGGTCGCGAGCGGTCGGGTCAGGACCCCTGTTCCACTGCGGTGA
- a CDS encoding RNA polymerase sigma factor, whose translation MDEALIRGLTPTVLAILVRRGADFAAAEDAVQDALLEAVRTWPTDPPRDPKGWLVTVAWRRFLDTTRADSARRRREDQVEAEVEPGPATAVDDTLQLYFLCAHPSLTPSSAVALTLRAVGGLTTRQIAQAYLVPEATMAQRISRAKRTVSGVRLDQPGDVATVLRVLYLVFNEGYTGDLDLSAEAIRLTRQLAAVIDHPEVAGLLALMLLHHARRASRTAADGSLIPLSEQDRILWDTASIAEGVEILQAALARDRLGEFQAQAAIAALHADAQTAAETDWVQIVEWYDELLRLTDNPVVRLNRAVAVGEADGPQAGLAALETCDHTLPRHTAAAAYLHERAGNLTTAARLYAEAAHKAPNLPERAHLTRQAARLNATLNAAPKE comes from the coding sequence ATCGACGAGGCCCTGATCCGGGGCCTCACGCCGACCGTGCTCGCGATCCTCGTCCGCCGCGGAGCCGACTTCGCGGCGGCCGAGGACGCCGTGCAGGACGCCCTGCTCGAAGCCGTCCGCACGTGGCCGACCGACCCGCCCCGCGACCCCAAGGGCTGGCTGGTGACGGTGGCGTGGCGCCGTTTCCTCGACACCACCCGGGCCGACAGCGCCCGCCGCCGTCGCGAGGACCAGGTGGAGGCCGAGGTCGAGCCCGGCCCCGCCACCGCGGTCGACGACACCCTCCAGTTGTACTTCCTGTGCGCGCACCCCTCCCTGACCCCGTCATCGGCGGTCGCCCTGACCCTCCGTGCCGTGGGCGGCCTGACCACCCGGCAGATCGCGCAGGCGTACCTGGTCCCCGAAGCGACCATGGCGCAGCGCATCAGCCGGGCCAAGCGCACCGTGTCCGGCGTGCGGCTCGACCAGCCCGGTGACGTGGCCACCGTGCTGCGCGTGCTGTACCTGGTCTTCAACGAGGGCTACACCGGCGACCTCGACCTGTCCGCCGAAGCCATCCGCCTGACCCGGCAACTGGCGGCCGTCATCGACCACCCGGAGGTGGCGGGCCTGCTGGCCCTGATGCTCCTCCACCACGCCCGCCGCGCGAGCCGGACAGCCGCCGACGGGAGCCTCATCCCCCTTTCCGAACAAGACCGAATCCTGTGGGACACCGCCTCCATCGCCGAGGGCGTGGAGATCCTGCAAGCCGCCCTCGCCCGCGACCGGTTGGGCGAGTTCCAGGCCCAGGCCGCCATCGCCGCCCTCCACGCCGACGCCCAGACCGCCGCCGAGACCGACTGGGTCCAGATCGTCGAGTGGTACGACGAACTGCTGCGCCTGACGGACAACCCGGTGGTCCGCCTCAACCGCGCCGTGGCGGTGGGCGAGGCCGACGGCCCCCAAGCCGGCCTGGCCGCCCTGGAGACCTGCGACCACACCCTCCCCCGCCACACCGCAGCCGCGGCCTACCTCCACGAACGAGCCGGCAACCTGACCACCGCCGCCCGCCTGTACGCGGAGGCCGCCCACAAGGCCCCCAACCTCCCCGAACGCGCCCACCTGACCCGCCAGGCCGCCCGCCTGAACGCCACCCTGAACGCCGCCCCGAAGGAGTAG
- a CDS encoding alpha/beta hydrolase, whose amino-acid sequence MALNDQARAVLDKMAGAAPLETLTPFEARQAGLGYLDFQGPRQDARVEHLFVPGPTADLPARVYYPATGEGPFPGIVFLHGSGFVILNLDVYDVALRALANATGHAVFAVNYQKAPEHPFPVPLDDCRAATEWFLEHAADLNVAGVGVMGDSAGGTLAAAIAQEFGDRLKFQVLIYPPLDTDSTGQSYVDNATGYGLEREGMRWFWRQYLGDREPTAQAAPLRAETVAGPPAFIATAEYDVVRTDGERYARKLADAGVPVTLREFKGTIHAFVLMDGVLDEYGVLLGELADWLGER is encoded by the coding sequence ATGGCACTGAACGACCAAGCCCGCGCGGTCCTCGACAAGATGGCCGGCGCGGCACCCCTGGAGACCCTCACCCCGTTCGAAGCCCGTCAGGCCGGCCTCGGCTACCTCGACTTCCAGGGACCTCGGCAGGACGCCCGGGTCGAACACCTCTTCGTCCCCGGTCCGACCGCCGACCTCCCGGCCCGCGTCTACTACCCGGCGACGGGCGAAGGTCCGTTCCCCGGCATCGTGTTCCTGCACGGCAGCGGGTTCGTGATCCTCAACCTGGACGTCTACGACGTGGCCCTGCGCGCCCTCGCCAACGCGACCGGGCACGCCGTCTTCGCCGTGAACTACCAGAAGGCACCCGAACACCCCTTCCCCGTGCCGTTGGACGACTGCCGGGCCGCCACGGAGTGGTTCCTGGAGCACGCCGCGGACTTGAACGTGGCCGGCGTCGGCGTCATGGGCGACAGCGCCGGCGGCACCCTCGCGGCGGCGATCGCGCAGGAGTTCGGGGACCGGCTCAAGTTCCAGGTCCTGATCTACCCGCCATTGGACACCGACTCCACCGGACAGTCCTACGTGGACAACGCCACCGGCTACGGCCTGGAGCGCGAGGGGATGCGCTGGTTCTGGCGGCAGTACCTGGGCGACCGCGAACCGACCGCGCAGGCCGCCCCGCTGCGCGCCGAGACCGTCGCCGGACCGCCCGCCTTCATCGCCACCGCCGAGTACGACGTGGTCCGCACGGACGGCGAGCGCTACGCGCGCAAGCTCGCGGACGCCGGCGTCCCGGTGACGCTCCGCGAGTTCAAGGGCACCATCCACGCGTTCGTGCTGATGGACGGCGTGCTGGACGAGTACGGCGTGCTCCTGGGCGAGCTCGCCGACTGGCTGGGGGAGCGGTAG
- the add gene encoding adenosine deaminase, which translates to MREFIAALPKVELHVHLVGSASLDTVLTLARRHPHRGVPTDEADLRAFYEFTDFTHFIDVYAKVNDLVTTGDDVAALVVGLAEEQARRNVRYAEVTVSATSHLRAGIAPDELDEALTSSRAEAWEKHGVELAWVFDVPGTWDRDFGLTSARYAVDHRPPGTVGFGLGGAESDAPRRAFREAFALAREAGLRSVPHAGETTGSDQIWEAVRDLGAERIGHGTAAVRDPELLAHLRDNGIVLEVCPTSNLRTAAVARIEDHPLPKLLEAGVPVTLATDDPGMFHTDLNAEYLLCHERFGLGRGELADLARAGVHASFASPDRKAELLAAITAVEQGS; encoded by the coding sequence ATGCGTGAATTCATCGCCGCGCTGCCCAAGGTGGAGCTGCACGTCCACCTCGTCGGGTCAGCCTCCCTCGACACCGTCCTCACCCTCGCCCGCCGGCACCCGCACCGCGGCGTGCCCACCGACGAGGCCGACCTGCGCGCGTTCTACGAGTTCACGGACTTCACCCACTTCATCGACGTCTACGCCAAGGTCAACGACCTGGTGACGACCGGCGACGACGTGGCCGCCCTGGTGGTGGGCCTGGCCGAGGAGCAGGCGCGGCGCAACGTCCGCTACGCCGAGGTGACGGTGAGCGCGACCAGCCACCTGCGGGCCGGCATCGCGCCCGACGAGCTGGACGAGGCCCTGACCTCCAGCCGGGCCGAGGCGTGGGAGAAGCACGGCGTCGAGCTGGCGTGGGTGTTCGACGTTCCCGGCACGTGGGATCGGGACTTCGGGCTCACCAGCGCCCGCTACGCCGTCGACCACCGCCCGCCGGGCACGGTCGGGTTCGGGTTGGGCGGGGCCGAGTCCGACGCGCCGCGCCGGGCGTTCCGGGAGGCGTTCGCACTGGCGCGGGAGGCAGGTCTCCGGTCGGTGCCGCACGCGGGCGAGACCACCGGTTCGGACCAGATCTGGGAGGCGGTGCGGGACCTGGGCGCGGAGCGGATCGGCCACGGCACCGCCGCCGTCCGCGACCCCGAGCTGCTGGCCCACCTGCGGGACAACGGGATCGTGCTGGAGGTGTGCCCGACCTCGAACCTGCGCACCGCCGCCGTGGCCCGGATCGAGGACCACCCGCTGCCGAAGCTGCTCGAAGCCGGGGTCCCGGTGACGCTGGCCACCGACGACCCCGGCATGTTCCACACCGACCTCAACGCCGAGTACCTGCTGTGCCACGAGCGGTTCGGCCTGGGCCGGGGCGAACTGGCGGACCTCGCCCGCGCGGGCGTGCACGCCAGTTTCGCCTCCCCGGACCGCAAGGCCGAACTCCTCGCCGCGATCACCGCAGTGGAACAGGGGTCCTGA
- a CDS encoding DUF4192 domain-containing protein has protein sequence MTTSVNVAGDVRTPGELVAALPHLIGFHPTESVVLVVLVGQSVEQTLRADLPDPVHDRRAADHLAAPLRQYPNRRRAVALVVGGGRGDPPERLPREHLVAHVEASLAEVGVPVTCAIWTPATAKDAPWFNYHDLGDEGTVPDPTTTTLAAMSVAKGLITYPNRDSLADTLNPDPEEDLTRRSQALDRLVAEHRALAHDDPTTLRRHHALVHAEITRARDRKRPLTDAEVAALTFALSDLVVRDASLGYAVGEHARDAETLWAELTRASPLPERAEPATLLAFSAYIRGDGAYASIALDRALEAQADHRLATLLHMALEKGLPPATVRQLAERAAGLHPDES, from the coding sequence ATGACCACTTCCGTGAACGTGGCCGGGGACGTGCGAACTCCCGGAGAACTGGTCGCGGCCCTGCCGCACCTGATCGGCTTCCACCCGACCGAGTCGGTGGTGCTGGTGGTCCTGGTGGGCCAGTCCGTCGAACAGACCCTGCGCGCCGACCTGCCCGACCCGGTCCACGACCGCAGGGCCGCCGACCACCTGGCGGCACCGCTGCGCCAGTACCCGAACCGCCGCCGGGCGGTGGCCCTGGTGGTCGGCGGTGGCCGCGGCGACCCGCCCGAACGGCTGCCGCGGGAACACCTGGTGGCCCACGTGGAGGCCTCGCTCGCGGAGGTCGGCGTGCCGGTGACCTGCGCGATCTGGACCCCCGCGACCGCCAAGGACGCCCCGTGGTTCAACTACCACGACCTGGGCGACGAGGGCACCGTGCCCGACCCGACCACGACCACCCTGGCCGCGATGTCGGTGGCCAAGGGCTTGATCACCTACCCGAACCGCGACAGCCTCGCCGACACCCTCAACCCGGACCCCGAGGAGGACCTGACCCGCCGCTCACAAGCGCTCGACCGCCTGGTGGCCGAACACCGCGCCCTGGCCCACGACGACCCGACCACCCTGCGCCGCCACCACGCCCTGGTCCACGCCGAGATCACCCGGGCCAGGGACCGAAAACGCCCGCTGACGGATGCCGAGGTGGCGGCCCTGACATTCGCCTTGTCGGACCTGGTCGTCCGCGACGCGAGCCTCGGGTACGCGGTGGGCGAGCACGCTCGCGATGCCGAAACCCTGTGGGCGGAACTGACCCGGGCCAGCCCACTGCCGGAACGAGCCGAACCCGCGACACTGCTCGCTTTCTCGGCCTACATCCGAGGCGACGGCGCTTATGCGTCCATCGCCTTGGACCGGGCCCTGGAAGCCCAAGCAGACCACCGCCTGGCCACCCTGCTGCACATGGCACTGGAAAAGGGACTACCCCCAGCCACAGTCCGCCAGCTGGCAGAACGAGCAGCCGGCCTCCACCCTGACGAATCCTGA
- a CDS encoding Xaa-Pro dipeptidyl-peptidase, which produces MKGVRRAAVLAALVTLPLGALPAVGTAAEGPVFKDGEAQPVFDPKDVVKESVWVRAPVDSDRDGRDDEVYTEVVRQKATDRGLKVPVVFFNSPYFSGGNDVANHNVDVELYVPNKHGGYDKRDGSMLKAQADERIAVAVGPNAGPIRSGRYEDYFISRGFAMVYAESLGTGQSSGCPTSGGRNETIGSKAVVDWLNGRATARNAAGADVKATWTTGNTAMMGVSYNGTLPNAVASTGVEGLKAIVPIAAISSWYDYYRADGAVVAPGTFQGEDLDVLAEYVYTRADREICKPVIAELARKQDRVTGDYSEFWDERNYVKDASKVKAAVLAVHGLSDWNVKLRHVEQWYSALKKYGVEHKIWLHQSGHTDPDTLRSVEWRRTINRWFSHYLYGIDNGVEKEPKATIQREDKTTWTDEADWPAPGTSTARLFPWAGGSAKGALRSSAVPGKPVVESLRDDSSKLADDLVDLPSSGNRLSYATSRTATDLRLSGVARVNLAISFDRPAANVTALLVDRAPDGTSHIVTRGWTDPQNRVDPSRTKPITPGKTYRVEVELEPQDYIVKAGHTVEFVLISSDYDYTLRPKPGAGLSIDLTSTSVELPVVGGAAALRRSVG; this is translated from the coding sequence GTGAAGGGTGTTCGGAGAGCCGCGGTGCTGGCGGCTCTGGTGACGCTGCCCCTGGGAGCGCTGCCCGCGGTCGGCACGGCCGCGGAAGGCCCGGTCTTCAAGGACGGCGAGGCGCAACCCGTCTTCGACCCGAAGGACGTGGTCAAGGAATCCGTGTGGGTCCGCGCGCCGGTCGACAGCGACCGGGACGGGCGGGACGACGAGGTGTACACCGAGGTGGTCCGCCAGAAGGCCACCGACCGGGGGCTGAAGGTCCCCGTGGTGTTCTTCAACAGCCCGTACTTCTCCGGCGGCAACGACGTGGCCAACCACAACGTCGACGTCGAGCTGTACGTGCCCAACAAGCACGGCGGCTACGACAAGCGCGACGGCTCGATGCTCAAGGCGCAGGCCGACGAGCGCATCGCCGTGGCCGTCGGTCCCAACGCCGGCCCCATCCGGTCGGGGCGGTACGAGGACTACTTCATCTCCCGCGGCTTCGCCATGGTGTACGCGGAGTCGCTGGGCACCGGTCAGTCCTCGGGCTGCCCGACCTCCGGCGGCCGCAACGAGACCATCGGGTCCAAGGCGGTCGTGGACTGGCTCAACGGGCGCGCCACGGCCCGCAACGCCGCCGGTGCCGACGTGAAGGCCACCTGGACCACCGGCAACACCGCGATGATGGGCGTGTCCTACAACGGGACCCTGCCCAACGCCGTGGCGTCCACCGGTGTCGAGGGGCTCAAGGCCATCGTGCCCATTGCGGCCATTTCCTCCTGGTACGACTACTACCGCGCGGACGGGGCCGTGGTCGCGCCCGGCACGTTCCAGGGCGAGGACCTGGACGTGCTCGCCGAGTACGTCTACACGCGCGCCGACCGCGAGATCTGCAAGCCGGTGATCGCCGAGCTCGCCCGGAAGCAGGACCGGGTGACCGGTGACTACAGCGAGTTCTGGGACGAGCGGAACTACGTCAAGGACGCCTCGAAGGTCAAGGCGGCGGTGCTCGCCGTGCACGGCCTCAGCGACTGGAACGTGAAGCTGCGGCACGTCGAGCAGTGGTACTCGGCGCTGAAGAAGTACGGCGTGGAGCACAAGATCTGGCTGCACCAGTCCGGGCACACCGACCCCGACACGCTGCGGTCGGTCGAGTGGCGGCGCACGATCAACCGGTGGTTCTCGCACTACCTGTACGGGATCGACAACGGCGTGGAGAAGGAGCCGAAGGCGACCATCCAGCGCGAGGACAAGACGACGTGGACCGACGAGGCCGACTGGCCGGCGCCGGGGACGTCCACGGCGCGGCTGTTCCCGTGGGCCGGCGGTTCGGCCAAGGGGGCGCTGCGGTCCTCGGCCGTTCCGGGCAAGCCGGTGGTGGAGTCCTTGCGCGACGACTCGTCCAAGCTCGCCGACGACCTGGTGGACCTGCCCAGCTCCGGTAACCGTCTGTCGTACGCGACCTCGCGCACGGCCACGGACCTACGCCTTTCGGGTGTCGCCCGGGTGAACCTGGCGATCTCGTTCGACCGGCCCGCGGCCAACGTGACGGCGTTGCTGGTGGACCGGGCGCCGGACGGCACGAGCCACATCGTGACGCGGGGGTGGACCGACCCGCAGAACCGGGTGGACCCGTCCCGGACCAAGCCCATCACGCCTGGTAAGACGTACCGGGTCGAGGTGGAGCTTGAGCCGCAGGACTACATCGTGAAGGCGGGTCACACGGTCGAGTTCGTGCTGATCTCCAGCGACTACGACTACACCCTGCGGCCCAAGCCGGGTGCCGGGCTGTCCATCGACCTGACCTCGACGTCGGTGGAACTCCCCGTGGTCGGCGGCGCGGCGGCGTTGCGCCGTTCGGTTGGTTAG
- a CDS encoding YciI family protein has translation MAKYLLLKHYRGAPTPVNDVPMEKWTPEEISAHIQYMRDFADRLEQTGEFVDGQALAPEGTWVRYDGEGRPPVTDGPFAETKDLIAGWMIIDVDSYERAVELAGELSAAPGAGGKPIHEWLELRPFYAVPPTVTE, from the coding sequence ATGGCCAAGTACCTCCTGCTCAAGCACTACCGCGGCGCCCCCACCCCGGTGAACGACGTGCCCATGGAGAAGTGGACGCCGGAGGAGATCTCCGCGCACATCCAGTACATGCGCGACTTCGCCGACCGGCTGGAGCAGACCGGCGAGTTCGTCGACGGCCAGGCGCTCGCCCCGGAGGGCACGTGGGTCCGCTACGACGGCGAGGGGCGTCCGCCGGTCACGGACGGGCCGTTCGCCGAGACCAAGGACCTCATCGCCGGGTGGATGATCATCGACGTGGACAGCTACGAGCGCGCGGTCGAGCTGGCCGGCGAGCTGTCGGCCGCGCCCGGTGCGGGTGGCAAGCCCATCCACGAGTGGCTGGAGCTGCGCCCCTTCTACGCGGTCCCGCCCACCGTCACCGAATGA